A portion of the Cryptomeria japonica chromosome 5, Sugi_1.0, whole genome shotgun sequence genome contains these proteins:
- the LOC131028787 gene encoding calcium-binding protein KIC, which yields MEEFQDFLPIMAEKLGEPDFMKELCKGFRLLADPQRGLITVASLRKNSAILGVESLSDSEIEAMVQEGDLDGDGALNEHEFCVLMVRLSPSFMAEAENWLQESLLHELEETLKDCKA from the coding sequence ATGGAAGAATTTCAGGATTTCTTGCCAATTATGGCGGAGAAATTGGGGGAACCCGATTTCATGAAGGAACTTTGTAAAGGATTTCGTCTACTGGCTGATCCACAACGGGGTTTGATCACCGTCGCGAGTCTGAGGAAAAATTCAGCAATTTTAGGTGTGGAATCTTTGTCAGATTCGGAAATAGAAGCGATGGTGCAGGAGGGGGATTTGGACGGCGACGGAGCTTTGAATGAGCATGAATTTTGTGTTCTGATGGTTCGACTGAGCCCTTCTTTCATGGCGGAGGCTGAAAATTGGCTACAGGAATCCCTGCTCCATGAATTGGAAGAAACGTTGAAGGATTGTAAAGCTTAA